A stretch of Anolis sagrei isolate rAnoSag1 chromosome X, rAnoSag1.mat, whole genome shotgun sequence DNA encodes these proteins:
- the LOC132781738 gene encoding cyclic AMP-responsive element-binding protein 3-like protein 3 isoform X1, which produces MASIDGMELLDLLFDRQDGVLRSVEMGSSVTPWMGPGEHLLAEGEGDVEFLASLLDSPGWSPSVSDSGISEDPPSDHLDSPPHCVPSGSSPGPCSERSPRGDRAHNNPFQPVLVPKDPASEVSIEFSMWDAGFYPEERQELVTSILDSPSCTLTIKDLLLSNTCEMHPQALTASVARQSGCAMPQELVLTEDERKLLAKEGVALPSQLPLTKYEERILKKIRRKIRNKQSAQESRKKKKEYIDGLESRMSACTAQNQELQRKVVHLEKQNLSLLQQLKKLQGLVMHSSSKAAQTSTCIAVLLLSFALIIFPSFSAFNRKEAQAGGDFLPVRVFSRSLHDDASSRVAFSLDKGPATDQEPEKKSLQPPLWTEYAQEGPPEESPFFSRLRKSGVVALGNGTISKESRADFEGHSVAAVAWTEPNASGKIILEPVEEL; this is translated from the exons ATGGCCTCCATTGATGGCATGGAGCTGCTGGACCTCCTCTTTGACCGGCAGGACGGCGTCCTTCGCAGTGTGGAGATGGGCTCCTCCGTGACCCCTTGGATGGGACCAGGCGAACAC CTCCTGGCTGAGGGAGAGGGGGACGTGGAGTTCCTGGCCTCCCTGCTGGACTCCCCTGGCTGGTCTCCGTCTGTTAGCGACAGCGGGATCTCGGAGGACCCCCCCTCGGACCACTTGGACAGCCCCCCACATTGCGTCCCCAGTGGAAGCAGCCCGGGGCCCTGCTCTGAGAGAAGCCCACGTGGGGACCGGGCCCACAACAACCCTTTCCAGCCCGTGCTGGTTCCAAAAGACCCAGCCTCCGAGGTGTCCATCGAGTTCA GTATGTGGGACGCAGGGTTTTATCCGGAGGAAAGGCAAGAACTGGTTACTTCTATTTTGGATTCGCCTTCCTGCACCTTGACCATCAAAGACCTCCTTCTGTCAAACACCTGCGAAATG CATCCGCAGGCTCTGACCGCATCAGTGGCAAGGCAAAGTGGCTGTGCGATGCCCCAGGAACTGGTGCTGACAGAGGACGAGCGGAAGCTGCTGGCCAAGGAGGGTGTGGCACTGCCCTCCCAGCTGCCCCTCACCAAG TATGAAGAGCGGATCCTGAAGAAGATCCGCAGGAAGATCCGGAACAAGCAGTCAGCACAGGAGAgtcggaagaagaagaaagaatacATCGACGGTTTAGAGAGCcg GATGTCTGCCTGCACAGCCCAGAATCAGGAGCTGCAAAGGAAAGTGGTCCATCTGGAGAAGCAGAACCT GTCCCTCCTCCAGCAGCTGAAGAAGCTTCAGGGCCTGGTGATGCATTCCAGCAGCAAGGCAGCTCAGACCAGCACTTGCATTGCG GTCCTGCTTCTGTCCTTCGCCCTGATCATCTTTCCCTCCTTCAGCGCCTTCAACCGCAAGGAAGCACAGGCTGGAGGAGACTTCCTACCGGTGAGAG TCTTCTCCAGGTCACTCCACGATGATGCTTCATCCAGAGTGGCCTTCTCCCTGGACAAGGGCCCAGCAACAGACCAAGAGCCAGAGAAGAAGTCGCTGCAGCCTCCCCTCTGGACTGAATACGCCCAGGAAGGCCCCCCAGAAGAGAGCCCCTTCTTCTCACGGCTCCGGAAGAGCGGAGTGGTGGCTCTGGGCAATGGCACCATCTCCAAGGAGAGCCGGGCAGACTTCGAGGGGCACAGTGTGGCAGCTGTGGCCTGGACGGAGCCCAATGCCTCTGGGAAGATCATCCTAGAACCGGTTGAAGAGctgtaa
- the LOC132781738 gene encoding cyclic AMP-responsive element-binding protein 3-like protein 3 isoform X2: MASIDGMELLDLLFDRQDGVLRSVEMGSSVTPWMGPGEHLLAEGEGDVEFLASLLDSPGWSPSVSDSGISEDPPSDHLDSPPHCVPSGSSPGPCSERSPRGDRAHNNPFQPVLVPKDPASEVSIEFSMWDAGFYPEERQELVTSILDSPSCTLTIKDLLLSNTCEMHPQALTASVARQSGCAMPQELVLTEDERKLLAKEGVALPSQLPLTKYEERILKKIRRKIRNKQSAQESRKKKKEYIDGLESRSLLQQLKKLQGLVMHSSSKAAQTSTCIAVLLLSFALIIFPSFSAFNRKEAQAGGDFLPVRVFSRSLHDDASSRVAFSLDKGPATDQEPEKKSLQPPLWTEYAQEGPPEESPFFSRLRKSGVVALGNGTISKESRADFEGHSVAAVAWTEPNASGKIILEPVEEL, from the exons ATGGCCTCCATTGATGGCATGGAGCTGCTGGACCTCCTCTTTGACCGGCAGGACGGCGTCCTTCGCAGTGTGGAGATGGGCTCCTCCGTGACCCCTTGGATGGGACCAGGCGAACAC CTCCTGGCTGAGGGAGAGGGGGACGTGGAGTTCCTGGCCTCCCTGCTGGACTCCCCTGGCTGGTCTCCGTCTGTTAGCGACAGCGGGATCTCGGAGGACCCCCCCTCGGACCACTTGGACAGCCCCCCACATTGCGTCCCCAGTGGAAGCAGCCCGGGGCCCTGCTCTGAGAGAAGCCCACGTGGGGACCGGGCCCACAACAACCCTTTCCAGCCCGTGCTGGTTCCAAAAGACCCAGCCTCCGAGGTGTCCATCGAGTTCA GTATGTGGGACGCAGGGTTTTATCCGGAGGAAAGGCAAGAACTGGTTACTTCTATTTTGGATTCGCCTTCCTGCACCTTGACCATCAAAGACCTCCTTCTGTCAAACACCTGCGAAATG CATCCGCAGGCTCTGACCGCATCAGTGGCAAGGCAAAGTGGCTGTGCGATGCCCCAGGAACTGGTGCTGACAGAGGACGAGCGGAAGCTGCTGGCCAAGGAGGGTGTGGCACTGCCCTCCCAGCTGCCCCTCACCAAG TATGAAGAGCGGATCCTGAAGAAGATCCGCAGGAAGATCCGGAACAAGCAGTCAGCACAGGAGAgtcggaagaagaagaaagaatacATCGACGGTTTAGAGAGCcg GTCCCTCCTCCAGCAGCTGAAGAAGCTTCAGGGCCTGGTGATGCATTCCAGCAGCAAGGCAGCTCAGACCAGCACTTGCATTGCG GTCCTGCTTCTGTCCTTCGCCCTGATCATCTTTCCCTCCTTCAGCGCCTTCAACCGCAAGGAAGCACAGGCTGGAGGAGACTTCCTACCGGTGAGAG TCTTCTCCAGGTCACTCCACGATGATGCTTCATCCAGAGTGGCCTTCTCCCTGGACAAGGGCCCAGCAACAGACCAAGAGCCAGAGAAGAAGTCGCTGCAGCCTCCCCTCTGGACTGAATACGCCCAGGAAGGCCCCCCAGAAGAGAGCCCCTTCTTCTCACGGCTCCGGAAGAGCGGAGTGGTGGCTCTGGGCAATGGCACCATCTCCAAGGAGAGCCGGGCAGACTTCGAGGGGCACAGTGTGGCAGCTGTGGCCTGGACGGAGCCCAATGCCTCTGGGAAGATCATCCTAGAACCGGTTGAAGAGctgtaa